gtgaatgtatgtgtgtgtgtgtgtgtgtgtgtgtgtgtgtgtgtgtgtgtgtgtgtgtgtgtgtgtgtgtgagagagagagagaaaaagagagaatgtgtgtgtatgtgtatgtgtgtgtgagagagagaaagagtgaatgtatgtgtgtgtgtgtgtgtgtgtgtgtgtgtgtgtgtgtatgtatgtatgtgtgtgtgtatgtatgtatgtgtgtgtgtgtgtgagagagagagagaaaaagagagaatgtgtgtgtatgtgtatgtgtgtgtgcgtgtgtgtgtgtgagagagagagagagagaaaaagagagagagtgtgtgtgtgtgtgtgtgtgtgtgtgtgtgtgtgtgtgtgtgtgtgtgtgtgtgtgagagagagaaaaagagagaatgtgtgtgtgtgtgggtgagagagattgagtaaatgtatgtgtgtgtgtgtgtgtgtgtgtgtgagagaaaaagagagaatgtgtgtgtatgtgtatgtgtgtgtgtgtgtgagagagaaagagtgaatgtgtgtgtgtgtgtgtgtgtgtgtgtgtgtgtgtgtgtgtgtgtgtgtgtgtgtgtgtgtgtgtgtgtgtgtgtgtgtgtgtgtgtgtgtgtgtgtgagagagaaaaagagagaatgtgtgtgtgtgagagagagagagaaaaagagagaatgtgtgtgtatgtgtatgtgtatgtgtgtgtgtgtgtgtgagagagagaaaaagagagaatgtgtgtgtgtgtgtgtgtgtgtgtgtgtgtgtatgtgtgagagaaagagtgaatgtatgtgtgtgtgtatgtatgtgtgtgtgtgtatgtatgtgtgtgtgtgtatgtgtgtgagagagagagaaagtgtgtgtatgtgtgtgtgtgtgtgtgtgtgtgtgtgtgtgtgtgtgtgtgtgagagagaaaaagagagaatgtgtgtgtgtgtgtgtgtgtgtgtgtgtgagagagaaaaagagagaatgtgtgtgtgtgtgtgtgtgtgtgtgtgtgtgtgtatgtgtgagagaaagagtgaatgtatgtgtgtgtgtgtgtgtgtgtgtatgtatgtatgtgtgtgtgtgtatgtatgtgtgtgtgtgagagagagagaaaaagagagaatgtgtgtgtatgtgtatgtgtgtgtgtgtgtgtgtgtgtgtgtgtgagagagaaaaagagagaatgtgtgtgtgtgtgtgtgtgtgtgtgtgtgtgtgtgtgtgtgtgagagagagaaaaagagagaatgtgtgtgtgtgtgtgtgtgtgagagagaaaaagagagagtgtgtgtgtgtgtgtgtgtgtgtgtgtgtgtgagagagagagaaaaagagagaatgtgtgtgtgtgtgtgggtgagagagattgagtgaatgtatgtgtgtgtgtgtgtgtgtgtgtgtgtgtgagagagaaaatgagagaatgtgtgtgtgtgtgtgtgtgtgtgtgtgtgtgtgtgagagagaaaaagagagagtgtgtgtgtgtatgtgtgtgtgtgtgtgtgtgtgagagagagagaaaaagagagaatgtgtgtgtgtgtgtgggtgagagagattgagtgaatgtatgtgtgtgtgtgtgtgtgtgtgtgcgagagagaaaaagagagaatgtgtgtgtatgtgaatgtgtgtgtgtgtgtgagagaaagagtgaatgtatgtgtgtgtgtgtgtgtgtgtgtgtgtgtgtatgtgtgtgtgtgtgtgtgagagagagagaaaaagagagaatgtgtgtgtatgtgtgtgtgtgtgagagagagagaaaaagagagaatgtgtgtgtatgtgtgtgtgtgtgagagagagagaaaaagagagaatgtgtgtgtgtgtgtgtgtgtgtgtgtgtgtgagagagagagaaaaagagagagtgtgtgtgtatgtgtgtgtgtgtgagagagagagaaaaagagagaatgtgtgtgtgtgtgtgtgtgtgtgtgtgtgtgtgtgagagaaaaagagggaatgtgtgtgtgtgtgtgtgtgtgtgtgtgtatgtgtgtgagagagcgaaaaagagagaatgtgtgtgtgtgtgtgtgtgtgtgtgtgtgtgtgtgagagagaaaaagagagaacgtgtgtgtgtgtgtgtgtgtgtgtgtgtgtgtgtgtgtgtgtgtgtgtgtgtgtgtgtgtgtgtgtgtgtgtgagagagagagaaaaagagagaatgtgtgtgtgtgtgtgagagagagaaaaagagagaatgtgtgtgtgtgtgtgtgtacctggtggaAGCAGTAGTGCAGGGCCAGTGGGTTATCCTGCAGTAGTTCCTCCTCCTGGACGCTGAAGAGCCACTTGCGGAGGGCCAGGCAGGTCCCAGGCACGGCCGACGTCAGATTCTGGACATACAGCTTGTGGGGAAACTCATTAGGAGCCAGCTTACGCActaggagagaggggagatcgATTTAGACgaagagagagtgtaagagacacagacaagctTCATGAATACAGGGACAAACCTGCCAATCTCAAATGCAATCCTACACACTTTCCTCCTCAAAATTCAAGATAAATCACgataataaaataaacagaaaaatagATAAACAGCAAGTAGAGATCAGGGAGTCGCCCAGCAAAATGGAGGCAGAGACCAGGAATGCAAGACTAAGATGGGGATGGGGAACTGAGGAGCGAGGAGCAGTGAGACCCTAaaagagcacagagcaggaggagacatGGCCATTTCTCCCTAGTGTTTGGCATGGTGCAGTCCTCCCAGCTGCTTATGGAGGtgatgtattatatatatataatataatatataatatataatatatatatgctgGGGCGGGGGCGTCGGGAGGGTGATTTAGCTTAGCGATAGCAGACGAAGGGGCCCTGGCACTGGGGCTAAGTGCAGCAGACCTGCTGAGACGCCTCTGCACAGCTGGAACAGCAGCCTGCACCTGGAGCAAGCAGCTGGACTccagcatctgctaaatgagtaaTGGCTCGGACTACAGGACCTGCAGGAGGGGATGCAGTGCCGTTAAGAGAcaggaaggggggggtggggcgtTGGAGGAGTGCCTAAAAAACTGCACCCCACCTTGAGAGGTTGAGAGGAGCCAGAGGATTGGGAATACCTGTGCTATTACTAATAGTTACATGTTGGAATGGCGTTAAGACAATGTTCTTTTTGCGTAGTACAAGTTGACAGCAAGTTTTTCAGGATTCCTAAATTCTTGAAGCATGACATTACAAGACCTTCAGGCAATATTGTTTTGTCATTTCCCCCCACCCaaattcaaaataataaaatcagtATCACCATGGATGGTGCCAGCGTAACAGGTATTTGTACTATTTTGGGTTCATTTGATTCTACGTCAACTTCAGCCATTAGGACAGCTTAGTGTAAAGATATGAAACTAGGCCTGTGGCAAACTAACCACTAAAGGGGACCCATTCTGACAGCACTCACACGGATTTTAAGCACCATATCTCTGAATGCCATTCATCCACCACTCACCAAAAGTATGGTTGATGACCTCAAACAGGGCGAAGTAGCTGGCCATGATGCTGTCCATGCCCACCTTCACCACCAGAGCCtggggaagagaaggagtgcTATTGGCTGATGTGACAGTCACATAACAGAAGGATGAGTGCTATTGGCTGATGTTCTGATCACAAGGGTAAGAGTGTGATTACTAGACtgttagttttgtgtgtgtgtgtgtgtgtgtgtgtgtgtggtgttctatACCTGGTACACCTGGTCAGTTGTGCTGTTCTTGCGCACCCGAACGGAGATGGTGGTCTTGTCTGGCAGGGCGATACGCAACTCCACATCTGCCACGCCGTTGTAgttctacaacacacacacacccaaagataGCATCTATTGGctcacaaacaccacagacaccaggTTCACCCGTGCATGAACTCACGTGATGAGTGGAGCAGATATGTGGTGAGTCGTGCGGCGGGGAAAATCGCAGCGCTGCTGTGTTAACAGCTGACATCTTACCTCATCTGATTCAGACAGGAACTCTTGCATGATATCACTTTCCCCGATCACCCGCACTGAACACACTAcacagagggagatagggagagagagcgagagagagagagagaaagaaggagggaggaagagagagagacagacaggaaattagagagacagagtcagatAAGCCAGATTTAGGAATATGTGGAAACACAAAGAGAGTAATAACATAACATGttaatactagtgctgtcaaacgattaaaatatttcatcgcgattaatcgcatttatgtcatagttaactcaaaattaatcgtgattaatcgcaattttttatctattctaaatgtcccttcatttatttattttttccatcatttttttttttttttaaatgcccttatcaacatggaaaggtggattggcttgctttatgcaaatgttttattttattgaaaaccaacattgccaaacagggcggtaaaaaataaaagtgcacatttcaggtaaacaaggactcagcctatagtgcagttaaaccatggcttaatattttctttttttcaagtttgctgggaacatagcagtcaggcctcttatttcagaaacaatgaaccgtaacagttaagttaccaataaaaggtaagccttctacttctttgctttcagccagctgcctgttgacattttcagacaacagtgaagctcgcttcttttgcacaacacaacttttaaaagtaaactttccattcagaatatttttatcatccatgtcaccgtatcgcgctcaccattcactcaaaccgtaaagttagcctactacacagtttgcgaggccataAAGAACGTTAAttaataaaacatatatatatttaaatccgccgttaataacgcgtttaactgacagcactagttaatGCCGTCCTTAAATCACAGCTCTGATATTGCCACAGACAGTACGTGCTCTTTAAGAGCGCCTTGAAGCCGCCCCTGCTATGATAAAATCATGACACCTATGTGACAACCAGTGAGAGGTTGgcctgatgatggaggtgtgggggtgtgaggcAGAGTGCACCTATAGAACACACTTCCAGATAAGATGTATGTCTGCACTATACTGCAGCTGCCTTTGGACAAACGTCATAGATGTACTATGGTTTTTTGTTAGCAGATGTGTCATGAGTTTAGCTGGGAAATGTCACAACAAGTAGTCATGTGGTTTGAATTTACACCCTCTGTCCTTTCAGTTTCATTCTttaatttttctttctttcctttgccTTTCATTCCTTCccctttcattctttcctttctcttgcattcttccacttcctcacctctctccaGGTACTCCTCCAGGCCTCTCCGGCGCGCGTCCAGCTGCTGCTCGGACAGGGAGAAGGGCCACTTGCCCGGCAGCTTGGGGAAGTTGAAGCTATTGAACTCCTTCTTGATGTTCTGGTGCAGGATGGCAAACTCACGGTAGCGCTTCGAGCACAGCTGCCTGCCTGACATGTACACATTATACAcctgtggagcagagagagagagagagagagagagagagagagagaaagtgtgagagagagagagagagagagagaggaaatgtaagagagagtcacacacacactgaagcactgaTTTGAGAGgtgtgactcacacacagaggtaggTGGCTGCTACAGGTGCTGCTCTATGGCACAAACCAGTAGTTCAACCTCAGCTGCAAATCCCTCTCAGTATTTAAATCCCCCGAAAAGGCAAACCAGGGATGTCAGCCGTAcaagctttgaaaaaaaaaaatcctgttttaTAAAAGGTTGCTGCCTACGTTTCAAGCCTTTTGATTAAACCCGGGAAATTATGCTAAAAAGTTCAAAAGGTGTGCATCTAGGATTTGCCTTCTTCAAGACTGAATCAGAGAATGTAAATTAAACTCATTAGAGGATTTAaggctgaggggaaaaaaaggaacagCAACTGAAGCGGTACTGTCAGAGCAGACGGCTTCAGTGAGTCATAAGTACATTTTGTTCCCTGGGACTTTACGTTAGACCATTTTAATTAGGTTTGTCGTAACACCGTACGTAATCTGATAAACGTAAGCACAGCCAGAGGATTTCACAGCAAGGGAGGAATCAAGCGAAGAGGTGATATTAGAGAACTGCAAAGTGAGGAGGGGAGGCGTCACAGGCAGTCATCAGTATACATTTAGatgaattgaatgaatgaatacattagATGAAATCGCTGCAATCCCTCAGAGTTAAACAATTGAGGATATATTATGAGGGTAATGATGTCATGATACTGCTGAAGACTTTCAAGAGTTTCAAAGGTACTGTTAGCCAATAAACAGTCTTTCACTCACTGCATCATTGCTTTAAAACCTtgaataaatcaaattgaatgaGTGAGCCAGTGAGTAAGTTACCTTTAGGAATATGTGGAAACACAAAGGGAGTAATACCATAACATGTTAATAACGTCCTCAAATCAGAGCTAATAACTCTGGTAATGCCACAGACAGTACGTGCTCTTTTAGTGCGCCTTAAAGCCGACTTTTGCTTTGATAAAATCATGACACCTCTGTGACAACCAGTGAGAGGTTGGCCTGATGAtggaggagtgggggtgggggtgggggtgggagtgtgaCGCAGAGTGCTAAATGATTCAGCTGATtctgaaaaaactaaaaatgtcTTCAGGCAGGCCTCTTCACTgttcacaattttttttccgTGTCTGTaaatttgtattgtgttgtatatgtgAAGTGAAAGATACTTTTAAATAAAAagcataattattattattattgacagTAACTGTAGCGTTGAGGCGCGTCGTGACACTCACCACAAACCTCTCGGTGTGCTGCTCCACATGCTTGTAGGAGGGGATGGAGATGGGCACGGCCTGCCGGTCGCCGTAGTCGTAGCTGGCGGGGCTGGTGCCCTCCTCGCCAGGGTCCAGCCCGTCCACCTCATTGGCCGGCACTGACAGCACGGCCAGAACCAGCTCCCGCTCGCCCGCCCGGATCAGGTCCACCACCTGCTTGTGTGTCGCCCCCTCCACACTCACGCCATTCCTACAGGGGgacggaggaggaagaggagggatggaggagcagggagaggggaaggagagaaactTTGTTGTTAAATAATGTTAAATTGTTAAATaatggcaaagagagagagagagagagagagagagagagagagagaggggttcaCTACTTTAAGTAGTTCACACCTTCACACCATCAAAACACCATCAACACACCATCAACACACCATTACATTCATTGATCCACGGCCACATTTCTTACACCCTCGGCTCTGCAAAGACTGCAAGAGCCCTCTACCTCATGGTAAAAAATGACCTTCAATCTCACAGCCCCCAACCCTCTGAAACGCAGAGAACTCCATAATATGAGTTttatgtgaggagagagggagagcaggaagtGAAGGAAAAGCAGCAGAAGAAAAAGCAGAGGGAccaagagggaaaaagagagcgCACAAGAAACAAGACAAGagggaacaggaggagagggggagagaaagagaacagaaagagagagggaggtttaTTCTTATAAGCAACTAAACTAATAATAGGTCTGGCAAGGATTACCATTACGTCTTTAATGGAGGTTATAATTAACAGCAAGATTAAAACTCACTGTTGCTTGCCACCGTTGATGCTGATGGGTCATGAGTGCGGATACTGACACTATGATTCTCACTTGCTTGGGGATCAGTTACAGGAGCTTAACTGGCAGTAAAACGCTTCAATTGACCTTACTTGACTTGTTGataacagatagagagagaaagaaaaagaaagagaaagagagaaggagagaaagagaaagaaagaggtgggAGAGCCATTGTGTTTGCCCTTCCAAACTGAGGTGAGCTGACGCGGTGAAGAAAGGCTGCCATATGCCACCGCCTCGCCATCATCACTTATTCATCAGACGAGACGGTGGAAAAACATGATGCGTGCGGCCACCATGACTGAGAGGtaccaggggagagagagagagagagagagagagaggaaagagagagagaggaaagagagagagaggagaggagaaagaggagagggagagagagaaggggtgacaGTGAGGCCACCAGCCTTCTGGCCTCAAACAACTCATGAATGAACATGTGAGCGAGACAACGCAGCTCCTCTCACATAAACTAACCCCATGCTCCACTGCAGGGTGGACGACTGAGTCCATCTTTATCTCCTCTTGTTATACTGGAAGATAAGAACTAAACCGCTTCAAAGCCAGTCCAAAGCATTATTAGTAGTCTCACATCATGTCCATTATCCgctttgggtttttttttttttttggaaacctACTTCTTGACCTAGTCTTTTATTTGCAAGTTCCTGTTGGAGGGGTGGATAGAGTCCACTGGCTGGTAAATCAGGCCTGGCAGGGATTGCATTGCCACActaaggaggagagagaggggtggggggggggggggtgaagcgagaggaggagaaagaagccTACTGCTGACAGGCAGGGGAATTGTGTCACACTTGTAACCATCTTGCCTCCTCATGTCTCTTGGTTAATGTGTCACACTCATACCCACCACCAAGCGTGTCATGTGAGCTCGTATGACCTCATGAGACACTGCGGAGTAGTGGGAGGGAGATTGGATGGgtagaagagtggaagaaagatagaaaaagtcacacagaggaagagggaataTTTTTTTGTGGGTGGACTTGGGCACAGAGTTAaaaaatatgagagagagagagaaagggagaggggagaaagagagtagaggattgaaagaaagaaaaacagtggggggggggggggggggagacctTGCACTCCAAAAGGTGTGTGGTGAGTAAAAGTGAACAGCAAGCAGAGCAATAGAACACCACCGCTGCGCCATCAGCACATTTCTACTCCCTCAGCAGCCCCCCGCTCCCCGCCCCCCATCCTCCCATCTCATCCCCGgccttcactctcactctcacttcctGCTCGGGCCCAGCTCGGTGCTGGGCGCCTGCCTTAGGAGGCCCGGGCTCTGGGCTTGTAACCTGTCAATCACCTGCCTGGAGGCTGCTTCCCAACACAAGGGCCAAATTCGGTCTGGTCTTTGGCCAACCTATTCAACAACATGGCAGAAGTGACACGCTATTtattgcgtgtgtatgtgtgtgtgtgtgtgtgtgtgtgtgtgagagagagagagtgtgtggagagagggagtgtttcatgtgtgtgtgcgagagtgtgtttaatatgtgtgtgagagagagagtgtgtgattgtgtgtgtgtgtgtgtgtgtgtgtgggggtgggtgtgtgtgtgttgcgaggagggggagagagtggagtgtgCCTGTAGGCATTACTAACCAAGattagaaacaaaaacacagaacagtGTTTCAGGTCCACAAAGCCACTGCAGAGTGGAGCCGCTTGCTGCGGTGGAATGCGAATCCTCGGGGGGAGTTTGAGGGGTTAAAAGTTCTGGCTGTGCCAACTCTCCCCTGGgcgggggttggtgtgtgtgtgtgtgtgtgtgtgtgtgtgtgtgtgtaggatgttcACTTTGTTTAGAACTCGGGCTGGAGTGGACTTCCTTGAGCGAGGCAGCACGGCCTCTCCTCAGCCTGGTCTCCTGAGACTGCCCAACCcgcgctcacaaacacacacacactttccatttTTCTACTCTGttgaaaagacagcaaaaataGCACAGGAGTCAAGCCACTCCTGCCAGTACCTCAGTGTGAGAGCCACTTTTCCAGCTTTAAAATAGAGTAGGAACAtacctaaagtgtgtgtgtgtgtgtgtgtgtgtatgcatctttgTCTACTCTCCAGAGGTCGAATGGGCAAAGACAGAAGATTTAAGAGTGAAGAGGGTGTGGCGACATGAACCAGTTGCAGCGGCATGATTTATGGCCTATATGTCACAGTAGCGTCCGCAAGCCCTGCGTGAGAGAGGAAGACTTATGTAACAGACAGCCGGCCTTGCAGCTTCGTCTGTCTGGGATCCGTCGGCCCTCCACCCCAAACCCAGACGGCAGCAGACAGTAGCGCGAGCTGGGTCATGAATAAAAAGAAGCCAAGTGTTGTTAACACAAGACGACAAGAGCGGTGCAGAGGAACTGTGAGGCCAAATAGGATAGCAGTACAGCcctcacactgactcacacggacacacacgggtTCCAGAACACGTCCAATTTTATCCTCACGCACACAAGTGACCTGCCCGAGGAGCTAGTGGACTTATTCTGGAGGAGGGATTCATTGGCGGTGAAGCTGCAGTGTTAGTGGGGGAGGGAGCAGCTGGGGCAAAAGCCGGTCACACGGCTCAAAGAGAAGCAGAGCTGTCCTGTGGGGCAGAGCCGTAATGGAGAGCACTCCAGCGAGGCAGGGTCGATGCAACCCAGCACTTCTTTACTGTCTGACAGGCATAGGAGGAGTGAGCTGCCATTCATACCAGGTATTACTCGTCAAGTTGACATCTGTGAGCCACCCCCACCGCCCTCAcacaccatagacacacacacacacaaaaaaaaaaacatattgttaCATTTGAGCTGCATTTCATAAACAGGTCTATGTTCATGGTTCATATAGCTCGTGGAATAACTGAGGAGATTTGCTGTTTGCCGTAGCACATGTTTGCAACCAccctgcaagagagagaggggaaacctTGGTGATGATGCAGGGATGGTGATGAGCCATGTTCATTCATGCCGTGTGGGACCAGGCTGACTGGCAGTCCCTCCAATGGTGTGAATCATAGCAGCTGGTCGTCTCAGTTGCCCACAAGTCCCAACGGCATGGCACTGTGTTACAGGCTGCCTTTTAATGGTGGGTTTATAATGGCCTGTAATTTCGACCCTTTGAACCTGGAAGCTCATAAATTTGAAGAGTCCCCTTCAAAGGGACTTTGTGTGGCTGAGTTGGTGTTTTTTACAACATAATGGTGCATCCCCTTTGCTGGATCCCTCTGTGCTTTTTCCCAGTATGACACTACATACACCATTGTTTTGAATAAAGAATATTGACAATCTGACTTgaaaaatgaaatatgattaGGCTAACCTTATGTAATGGTGGGTATGCAAACTTCCTGACACCTGTTGCATGAACCAACACAAATACACGGTGATATAGTCTTGGGTTGTGAATAGATCTCAATCATCCAATGAACTCATCTTGACCTGATGTGTTGACTAATTGCAGTAAAATTAAGCTGGAGTATGTCTACGTCATTCCCTTTGCAGTTGACTGGGAGAGCAGTTGCTTCCGATGAAAAGCAGACTCGTAGCTCGAGTGCAAACGGGGGGGAATGTATGCGAGTAGAATTTAATATCCTAGCTCGGTAAGTGGTTGGGTTGGCTGACATTGACGGTGGACGGACGTTTTCAAACAACACACAATATTTGACGCATTCGAGTGCAATTTAAAACATTGGGCTCTCTAGAAGCTTCGGTTGAGATTCTAAAATAAACAGTAGATATAAAAGCATGTGTTTTTTTACCGAAAGAAACCCCGCTCATATCTGCATTAGCATATAATAAACTGACAGCATCTGCAGCTGGGATGCACCACCGACCACGTTAATGTTATTCCAGTAgcactagctaacgttagctacacgCAACAGCATAGCATGGACCAGTTCTTGGTGGTATTTCTAGGCACATTCCGCAACACATTCAATACATCCTAAACTAGCCACCACTAATCCACTAACACTATGTGGTTTGCCAGCGAGCTTAAGTTAGCTACTTAATACGTAACGTTAGCTCGAATTAGAAGCTAAGGATGACGTTGGGTCCTGGATAACTGAATGATCACTAACGATTGCTAGCCCCCACAGCAATGCACGTCCCATAACATGCTTCCCTATAACAGcactttaattaaaaacaatgtaaatGGCTAATGACAACATCTAGGTTGTGTCAAATGCATAACATTATACCATAACCTCAGCTAGCAAGCAAGCTCAGTCACTGGTTAGCTACTGCTTGTTAGGGTCTGCAAAATGTTGTTAATGGTAGTCTACATGTGTCAAAATATTTTGTTGGGTTGTTCTAGTTGAATGGACTTTCGATGGCCAGggcaaaaacaacacatttcgTTCCTCAGGGTTGTACCTAAGCTGCTGGCTTGAACTTGTTAGCCCGAGAGTAACTTGGTGTTATTAACATTAACAGTTATTGTGGCTAGCTAGGTGCTGCATTGATTTGTGTTGACTTACCTAGCGATAATGTTAGATAACAGGTTAGCCAGCCAATGGTGTGGCTATGTAGCCAGCTACTTGTCTTGCTAGCCAGCTAGCAGTAGCTCATGTTAGTTGTTTACAACTTGTTAGACTTAGATGTAATTGACAAGTAAACAAACTTACACTTCTAATATCCTGTCACCCTTCAATATGCCAGCTCGATCTGCAGCCCCTCCAGGTAACACGGCGCTGACATGTTGCAGTGGAGCATACAGTTCCCCGTTGATACTTCGCAGTTGTCCACCTTCACTTACTTGTCCGCGAACGTTGAACCCATAGCCCGATTCCGATTTCACAATCCGTACCATTCGCGGACCTGACGTCACCATTGTTTGGTTCTGGCCTTTGGTAGCAATCACCGAACCGACACCGGTTCCGTTCCGAGACGCCGCGGGGTGCAGAGAAGAGGGTTCAGACCGTATCTCATCTTCTACGTCCGCCATCTTTAGTTCAAGTTCTGCCCCCCCCTTCTGTCGGTGCCTCGCACATTCAAAACAACTCAAGTACACTGGGCCGATCGCTGGGAGCAGAGCGGCGCTGTCGGTGACCCGCCCAATCATCACAAGACCCCCTTTCGCTTTTCTTATTGACTTTTTACAGTCACAGGAGCACAGGCCCTATATGAACTATAGGCGTACTGGAGCTATCACAGGTGTAGGAGTATTACCTGATATAACTTTGTAAAGTAATTTATGGTAACCAAACGTATTCTCATATGATGCTTTCTAAATTCCCTTTATTATCTCAAATCTAGcttgttttttctgttgtgtgaatcCAGTTCTAACAGTAGGCCTATGAacagggaggggtgggagaTTCCAAAATGAGAATACTCTTTTCTCATCCTCAGAACTCAGCATTAAGTCCTCATCCCCACA
The sequence above is drawn from the Clupea harengus chromosome 19, Ch_v2.0.2, whole genome shotgun sequence genome and encodes:
- the snx27a gene encoding sorting nexin-27a, yielding MIGRVTDSAALLPAIGPVYLSCFECARHRQKGGAELELKMADVEDEIRSEPSSLHPAASRNGTGVGSVIATKGQNQTMVTSGPRMVRIVKSESGYGFNVRGQVSEGGQLRSINGELYAPLQHVSAVLPGGAADRAGILKGDRILEVNGVSVEGATHKQVVDLIRAGERELVLAVLSVPANEVDGLDPGEEGTSPASYDYGDRQAVPISIPSYKHVEQHTERFVVYNVYMSGRQLCSKRYREFAILHQNIKKEFNSFNFPKLPGKWPFSLSEQQLDARRRGLEEYLERVCSVRVIGESDIMQEFLSESDENYNGVADVELRIALPDKTTISVRVRKNSTTDQVYQALVVKVGMDSIMASYFALFEVINHTFVRKLAPNEFPHKLYVQNLTSAVPGTCLALRKWLFSVQEEELLQDNPLALHYCFHQAQDDVKKNFIKAEDKSYQLQKLAEQRKMATYLSVLRTCEGYNEVAFPHCSCDSRRKGHVIAAISTLHFKLHACTEDGTLENQVIAFEWAEMQRWDTDEEGMAFCFEYARGEKKPRWVKIFTPYFNYMHECFERIFCELKWRKEVEEEASDKDNKNCSNNEYLSPLEQPQAWRHVGGEIATS